GAGGTCTTCCATCATCACACTAGATTGCAGTTGGGTACAGGCTccaagatcagattttggaaggatgcttGGTGTAGCAACATTGCTTTTCAAGATTTGTTTCCTACACTTTTCTCGATCGCAAGTGCCAAAGATGCCACAGTGGCGGAGGTTATGGAAGTCTCAGGAAGGAGCATTCACTGGAACATCAACTTCAACCGGGCGGCACAAGATTGAGAGATGAggagttttgtagatttttatagtctcttGTATTCGTGTCGTCCGAATATCCAGCATGAAGATGATTTGTGGTGGAGTCCTGCAGGGAAAGGGGTGTTCATTGTTCGTTCCTTTTATAAGGTCCTCACACAGGTTTATGAGATACAGTTTCCCTGGAAAAGGCTTTGGCGTCATAAGGCTCCTCCCAAAGCTTCATTCTTTGTGTGGACAACGTCCTTAGGCAAGATTTTCACTATGGATAATCtgagaaagaggaggataatcattgcagactggtgttgtatgtgtaaaagagggggtgagtcgatgaatcatttacttttacattgcgAGGTAGCCAGGACTCTATGGGATGAGGTGTTTAAAAGAACGAACCTAGCGTGGGTTATGCCGAAAACCGTGTTGGATATATTGGCTTACTGGACCTCAATTCGAGGTGTGCGACAGATCAAagcggtttggaagatgatctccatctgtattatgtggtgtttgtggcaggagcgcaatgagaggacttttgaagacaaagagagatctatggcggagctaaaaattttattttttaggactctttgtacttgggtcATTgttgtggactttaatggcatggaccttcatgaCTTCTTAGTTTCTAATGTACCTACATAAATAGGGCATATTTAACTTTGTAATTGACAGTTGTTGAATTAGTAAATActtgttttacttataaaaaaaacatggcGTTTCTTTTAATGCACATTAGGCTTTAAATATGGATAAATCCATAATAAAATTTCAATTGGctttaaaaataatccaaaagtATCGAATGACTAATGGATATACTTGCTTTAGTTTATAAGTATGTCAGGTACTCGTATATCTTTTAACTCGTGGAGGTGCTTCtctctgggtttttttttttttcctgtgtaATGTACCTTTCCAAGTTCTATtacctttttcccttttttacgTAAATGTGTCATATCAGACACCTGTTTTAGGATACAATATGCGATGGCCAAGTCTGGAAGAGGTAATGTTATGCCTTTGCCAGAAGTGCACCCCAAATTTGGGGTTTGTTTTTCCTTGATTAGTCCGCTGGAGTAGCAACTTCTGTTTTCAAGATATCATTTTTATGcatagtaaaatagttttaacACAACAGTTTTCTCCGTTGTCATACACATCTGCAAAAATCCTACGGATAAATcatacatttcttttatttaagttggATCCAGACGTCTGTGGGGCGTATGACATgctgaaaaataaatgatttaggACGAACAGGATGAAACTGGATTTCTTTGTATGTTTAGTTTGTTTCAAAcctctttaaattatttttagaattttaaaaaatagaatattaaatgtTGAATTAGTATCTCAGTGCTGACTTGCTGGAGTTGTGATTGCCACATGCTGGTAATGATGGTTTATTATCTCAACggtgtaaaaatatatacaatagttCACTGAAAGAAAACTTGGACCCTTGCTTGATACTGGAGAAGCCAGTCGTTCATGTAGAATCTTGGAATCACTTTAAatcttaactttttaaaatgatggCTTATActtgttaaattattttatgatttctaCATCAGTGCTCTGTCTCAGATGTGTACCTGATAAATGTATCATTTTATGTGATTTACTCATTTCAGTTAGTGGATGCTTCAACTTTGAAAAAAGAGGTTGCAGTAGGTGTTGACCTAATGGTTGTAAGAGAGCTTACTGGAGGTCAGTGTGCAAAAAATTCTACTACAGTTGCATAGATTGGGTTTTCTTCTGTGAGTGGCTTTCCTTGTAAGCATGTATTGAAATTTTCCTCTTGACATAGGTATTTATTTCGGAAAGCCCAGGGGTTTCAGCACCAATGAGAATGGTGAGGAGATTGGCTTCAATACTGAGGTGTATACCACTCATGAGGTAGTTAAATGATACAAGTTTGTTTACTAACAATCTTGTGTGTTAATTGACTTTGTATCCCATCAGTTTTTACCTACTCTagccaacttttttttattggcaccgggtgtctgggaacagcatcccgactaatcccaggggtgcataggccctcgaaaaggagtttcctgcaagtgcaccttgggtaatttAAGGGAAAAATCTCCCAGTCCAATGGcccttagagattgtttgcacccaatgggatttgaaccttggaccttggagggagcataccaccaagatcaaggcctttaccacttaagccaacccctagggtttTCTAGCCAAAATAAGTCCTTGCAAGATTGACTATCATTTTAATCATTCTCCTTTGACTTAATTTTAAGCTACTGCATTCTGGTTATTACATTTGTAGAACAATTCCTTTACGCCAACTGGAGATATTGTTCTAATTTTTTCTCTGACTTTTGaacacattcatttccttttttgtttatCATCTTAGATGGCAATAGGTTTACTTGGTAAGGAAGATCTAGGATATAGAGATATCTCTGTTGCGGTGAACTGGCTGTCTTAGCATGTGAGGGGACATGAAACCCATAAGATTATTTTGGCACATGACGTTTTTAAGCATAAGTCTAAGCTAATTTGGATGAACAAAAACTTTATCGAAGCGCACGCTTGCCATGGGATATCTAGTTTCGAAAAAGAGACATATTTGTCCCAAGTCTTGCATGTTTAAGTCCTGCGAGTTGAGACTACtcaattttcaagattttctgCTCTAAAAAAATAACAGCACGTGTGGGATTTGTATCATTGACTGTATATGGCATTCGAAGCTGCATTCTATATTTGCAGTGGTCTGGTAGTGCTAAAGGGAAATCCAAGTTAGTTTCTGAAATGTACTGCTCCCTATTGTGTTGTATACTCGTAGATGAAAATAAGTGGTTGTTAAATATAAAGAATTTACCTGCCAGATTGATCGCATTGCTCGTGTGGCATTTGAGACTGCTCGGAAGCGGCATGGAAAACTTTGCTCTGTTGACAAAGCGAATGTATTGGAGGTACTTTGTGCCAATATACTTCTGGTTTTGTTCCTTGTAATGCAGTTTAAGGAGTTCTATGGACAAGctgtatttgtttttctttctgttaTAATTTATGTCCTAGACTATTGTATGAAAAATGAGTGTGGCTCCCTGTAGAAGTACTCAAGCCAATACAccaaaaaacatcatttttcttatagatgTGGCTGTTGTAAGTTCTCACTTTAAAGAGGTAATTTACATGTCCTACGACAGTCGTCTGATGCAATGTTAGTGTGCATATGGGGAACGTTTCTTGTTTTATAGATTGATCTTATATCAGAGGTCTTGGTGtcttttcctcactttctcaatcaatttttaattcattcttaattgaaactaaatattttgaaaaaactgaagATGCATTTTTTATGGTTCACCATTTTATGAACATTTTCTGTGAAACTCAACTGCAAAACTGTTAGGTTGAACTGcaatatatgataaaataaataattagatggTATCTTATATGAGGAATAGTTGAATAATAAGGTGTCATTGGCTGACTTAGCAGTAAGATTTGTCGTATCTTATACATGTAAATGGATGAGATTACTGTGAAACATGCTACAAGATTATTAATGTCATTATTTCAGGCATCGATCCTTTGGAGGAAAAGAGTAACAGCTATAGCCTCAGAATATCCTGATGTTGAACTTTCACACATGTATGTTGATAATGCCGCAATGCAGCTTGTTCGGAACCCAAAACAGGTTTGCCTTCAAAATGCCCGCATCATCTTTCTCTTCATCTTACACCCAGCTTATGAAAGTTTTACTTGGGAAGGTAAGTGAACTTCCAAAgccacatttttttataaatgcaaGCCTTAAAATGTCTGGTATGAAAATTGCAGTTTGATACAATTGTAACGAACAACATATTCGGGGACATTTTGTCTGATGAGGCTTCAATGATTACTGGAAGTATTGGGATGCTTCCATCTGCTAGTCTAGGTGAATCGGTATGGTTAATCATTTAGTTTCTCTTTGTTgaagtttttggttttatttggaAACAAGTTCTTGTAGTGCCTGTATATCTGTTTGATGAAGTTCAAATCAtctttgttttaaataaaaaatgtttgaataatCTTTCGTACTGAAATTGAACTTGTCATTGGCTCAGGGACCTGGACTCTTTGAACCTATTCATGGTTCTGCTCCTGATATTGCTAGACAGGTTGGTTTGCTTACAAATCAAGTTTTTAGTCTTGAATAATTATATGCCTGTTTTGATAGAGAATCTAATGATTGAATATGCAGGATAAGGCAAATCCATTAGCAACGGTGCTCAGTGCTGCCATGCTTTTGAAGTACGGTCTAGGGGAAGAAAATGCTGCCAAGAGAATTGAGACTGCGGTGCTGGACACTTTGAGTAGAGGTTATCGAACTGGTGACATATACTCGGATGGAAATGTATGTGCATTTTGTATCCTGCAAAATTTTGGCAGACCATTATCATTTTCACTGGTGGAAAGATATTTACCTACTtaagatatattaatattctGTTTGGTTTTGGTGAGGGCAAcagaataaaatagaataaactcactcataaaaaaaaaaaaaaaaaaaaaaaaaaaaaaaaaaaagaataaactccaaCAGTTGTTTAAGCCGCTCACCATGTCAAAccaggaaaaaacaaaagaaaagaactaGCACACCATGTCATTTATAGTTTGATTCGTGATATGATAATGTGGAGATTCTTCTAAAACTCTTAATGGAGCTTCATGTAAACATGATTGGTGCGTCTAGTAGTTAGTCATATCAATCTAAGGTAGTTGATACGgttataatttattgatttttggcTGACATTTGCTTATGCAGAAGTTGGTGGATGCAAGGAAATGGGGAAGAGGTACTGAAGTCAGTAGATTCCCAAGTTCCTTCTCCAGTATGAATGGAAACTGGATGAAAGAAGGGCTAATATGCATGGaccatttgtttttgtattcaAACAGTCTCCACAATGAGGAAGCCATTGTTCTAAGTTCAGGCACTGCTACTTCTAGCTCATCTAGTTTTGCGATTCTTCGGACTGAATATGGTTGTCCTTGTAACAGTTAAGGAGGATTTTGAAGTTAGGATTTTGAATTGGTGTTTTTCAATTATCGCTTTAGTTTCCAACTAACTTATCAAAATCACTCTAGTTTCCAACTACAATCTCCATGTTATGCAATTATCTAGGAATCCTAATGGACTTGCTCCGTTGTATGTATTGTGCTCAGTAATGTTTCTTTATGGGCAGTTGAAAGCCTAAATCATTGATTAATTGGGCAAGGGATAAAATATATCAGGCCCACAGTGTTTTCTAAGCCCAACCTAAGGAGGGGGACTCAtcagaagaaagagagagggaatgagGAGACAATGCTGAAAAAGGTGTTGGAGGAAAATATGGGAGTGGACATAAAGAATGTGTGAAGTGACATAAAGCAAAggagaagcaaaagaaaaaaggaatagGCACATATGACTGTAGAGATTTTTGGTCAGGCTTATGGGAGATTTCACCTTATTCAACCTTACCATAGAGACTCCAGCAAGAGGAGGAAAACCAGAGGATATAACTTAGATATCCATTGTACAGTAAGGATAAAAGATCATGAGAGAtcataaataagtatattatagtgaattCTCTTCTCCCTGAACCCTAGTGGACATAAGCCCAGTGTTGAACCATATAAATTTTTGTgtgtctatttattttttctgcatttatttactattcacCGCTATGGACGTACACATGGATATCGTACAGCCGTATCGGGCTACTGCCAGGAGCTCCACTCAACGCCAATTGAGGCCCAGAACAACCTCAACAGAGTCGGGAATGGATCTTTCTTTCATTCTGAACTGTTATACCGATTTTAGGCATTCATACATTACTTCACATTTTTGTCTAAAAACccgatggaaaaaaaataatgacactTCTATTAGATGGCTTAATATACAAAAACATGATTTGAAATTAGGAGATTTTACTAACCGAGGTAGTttctttaattgtaaaatatcttcaataattttttaattcttatattttttatgtatttatataaataattataatgatattatatttttaataagattaGAGTGTCAAGGTCATATATACACTATTCActtgaatatataattaatttgatttatgttatattctatatttattttatttttatcaaatattaccCATCGGTCTTTATCaagtatttatctttttaaaataataaatttaaatattgattaacGACATCTCATCATTGCAAAGTATTTTCGTAAGATATTAAAGTTTTCTTTAGCTAGAAATGAGGTGCCATTTTTtgtagagaaataatttgtataagttctaaatagataagttctatataaatctttataaaaatgtaaattttattttaaaaaagtataaaaaaaattattatttattaataaaatctattattttataaaaaacttgtataaaacttttctatttcGAACTTGTATGCGTTACCCTTTCTTGCATAACTGCGGACCTGCGGTTATAACGTATACTCGTATGCCTATACTGTGAACTTTCTTTACCTTCCGTCAGACGTGCACCCAAAAAACTTATCCATGTCTACGAGTTCCAGCGTAGGACCAGCCGGACCCTCGAGCGACGATGTCTTCCGATCACCACCGGCGATGATCTCAGGCGATTCCacctcatcttcctcttcctcttcctcttcctcttcctcgtcCTTCTCGCTCTCCGCTCTAACTCAGGCCTTTCCTTTCTCCTCCGGAAACCCTAGGATCGAGGAGACTCGCGGCGTCATGCACCTCTATCGCGACGACGCcgtttcctcctcctcctccgatCTCCCCGTAAGCTCGTACTTCTGCATGGAGTTTGGTTTCAAATTCTCGCCGAGAAAAACAGATTCGCATAGGATTTTAGTATGTAAAAAGGAAAGGCTAAGAATCAGTGAATTTTGTTTGCTTGTGTTATAACTAAAGAATTATTGTTCTTTTGTATATCAGCTGTAAATCACAGTTAAAAAGAAATAGATCTTTAAAATATTTCGGGCCAGCATTTTTGGAAATATCGATGGAAAACTTTAGACCTTTATATTGAAAGCTTCAAATGGAATATATTGGAaactttcaaatattaaaatagagtCCGTTTCTATGCAACATTTTCTTGAGAGTCGGAAAAAACCATGGTAGAAGCTCAACTTGAGTGATTTGCGTTTCGAAGACTGGAGTTTGAATTTTTAGTTAAAACTGAACTTCCAGATTTGTTGAGGTTGATGTTCATCTTGCTTTTTAGGTTGGAAGGAAGCCTCTTGTTTGCGTTCTCGGAGTTCCAAATTATATGACATATGCAGATTTCTGCCAGTTCTGTGGTTCATTCATTAATCATATCTTAGAGATGAGAATTGTCAGGTTCAAATTCTGAACtgcaaattattttcctttgttgttttatttatttatgtcatTGGATTTCCTCTTTATTCTGTGTCTATTTTGTTTGAGGTTCAGAAATGATGGAATGGAGGATCGATACAGTATTTTGATTAGGTTTGATAGTCAGGAGTCCACCGATAATTTCTACAGGCATTTCAATGGGAGGCGATTTTCATCCCTAGAGGTTTGGTTTGCTTTCAATAAATATCTTTGCGTCTAGTGAGTTGgcgaattatatataattgtttacaAATGATGGGTCAAGGATACCATCTTAATCGTAATAATGATgttattatttgttgttttacatttaattcaaatttaggCAGAGGTTTGCCGTGTGCTTTTCACAGTGGATGTCCAGTACACAGGCTCTATTGAACATGAGCAGGCAACCCCTGCAAGCTCAACTGATCAGCCTGCTTGTCCAGTTTGTCTTGGTACATAACGCTTTTTACTTCTGTAATTTTATTCCTTTGTGTAGTGTGTGCATGGAATCATAGGTTTAATCTTCATTCAGCACTTCATGAGCACACAGCTGGTAAAAGCTTTTTAGATGAGAGACAAAATGCTTGTAGAAAAGCAACGGTTTAAAGTTCCTTATTATATTTCTACTATCCCTTTTAAGGAATAACGGGAAGAGTTTTTAGTGTGACATATCGTGGCTATTACTTTGTACCGAATCTAAGTGGCTTCATTTAGAAACGTGTTGCACAAGTTGTCAGTGCAAGAGCAAAATGAAGAATAGCCATTATCTATCctagaaattaattttcattaattttggGGTGCTTGTTTAAgtatgatatttatattctcatttattttgggatgatgCACCAGAACGTACATCTTTGATAGATGCCTAgttgaaatagttttttttttttggcagataTTCTATTGAACAATGAAAGTGAGACTTATTTTGTAGAATGTTCTGGAGACAAGGATATATACTCCACTCTAAGAAAACATGAGGTGTTGTGAACATAAAATGTTCTAGTTTTTTAGCATGATTTTCAAATTTGGGAAAGTTTAAATGGATTTTTAGTCATGGAGTTCAAAATTGCAAACTGCTGGACTCTTCTTGTCTTTGTTTTTTCCTGGGATTCAAGATTCAAAACATACCTGGTTGTACACTATGACTGAGGCATTGCACTGAATTGCCAGGACCTAAGTCTGGCTGCAGCTATAGCTTTCcttctcaattttatttttaagttttggagATAATGTGCCATGTTAGCCTTGTTGACGTTTAACCTGGTAGCCCAGTTATTGTTCTTGATCATCGTTTTCATCCTTAATTCTTTTCCTTGTTTccacttcttttattttttattttcaatttttaagtacacgtttttttacatttttacctTGGCAGTCACCGGAAACATTGTGTTTATAATAAGTGAAAATTGCTTGCACAGGATTATGGCCTATTTTTTACATCTGCTTTTGTGATTGTATACTTCTTATCTGTGCCTCATTTTGCAGAGAGATTAGACCAAGACATGAATGGCATTCTCACAACCATCTGCAATCATTCTTTTCACTGCTCTTGTATCTCAATGTGGACGGATTCTTCTTGTCCGGTAAGTTTTTCATTTGTGGTTCTATATTCTCTGTATGGGCGTGTACATTTGTCCTGTatatacttgtaaaaaaaaatatatgggtcTTGCTAAGTTAATCCAGATTAGGGAAGGTTAACTTCCTAATTTATTAGCACATAATTAGTTGAGTCCAAAAGATGTTTGCACTGCTGCTATAGTTTTTCTGTTGACTGGAGATGGGAGCAACGCTGCAAGATTTCCATTGGCACTACCATACACAATCATCTCCAAATCAGTTTTCATGTCCACCACAACCTATAAAAAGTATGCAAGAACTCACTCCCAATTGCTAACCCCATTCCAAAGCTCCTGGTCAACtacttttttctcattttatttaccCCACCTGATGCATCCATGGGTCGAGAGTCAAGTTGCTGTATTTAGCGCAATTTTCAATTTCTACAACTTGAACTTTTCATATGTGGCGCCAACATGTGAAGTCTGATTAAAGCAAGAGTCATAAAATTGTagttttagattattttttagtttggatttgtattttataaattattgctATTTTTAAGTGAGGGGTGGATGAGTAATTTTCTTCAACTCATGAATAGAGGGTAGTTTGGTAACTGAATTGAATCTAGAATTTTCTAACAGATCCCAAGTGTCTTGCTTTTTTTAGTCCAAGCTTGTCTTATTTATATCCTAATTATGCgttcctcttgtatacttttTGTGTACTGAGGCTATGCATTgtgagttttttaataaaatctgcacttaaaaaaaatagtttgtagCTTTTAttgcaaataatattttttacgtTTTTATGTCTTTTATTCATCTGGCTACAGTAGTAACGTTATTGGTTATTTATAAGGACTGCTCTGTCAAAAATTTGCATTGTCAACTTTTGGGAGTAATTGGCTTCCACTTTTTATTTCAGGTTTGCCGGTATTGTCAGCAGCAGCCTGAAAAATCAATATGTTCTGTTTGTCAAACTTCTGAGAATCTCTGGATTTGTGTTATCTGTGGCTTTGTTGGCTGTGGGAGGTAATTATATTCTTCCCTTCAATGCTTTCtgtcctgaaaaaaaaaaaaaaaataacttgaaCAGTGTGATTTCCCCTTATTGTCAGTTTCATGTGTTTCTGCAATTCCTTACCCAAAATTTTAATGAAGGTATGAAGGAGGGCATGCCATAGTACATTGGAAAGAAACACAGCATTGCTATTCTCTCGAAGTGGAAACACAACGAGTGTGGGATTATGTGGGTGACAACTATGTTCACCGACTGATTCAGTCCAAAACTGATGGAAAGTTGGTTGAGTTGAATGCCCACTGCACCCTTGATAGTGATGCGTGTGGAAGTTGTGAATCCACAGATTCTGGACTTAGTGAGGCCCTTTTGAACAGTAGAGTGGAAGCTGTAAAGGAATTCTTTGATATTAAaatgttcttttgttttcagtcCCACTTTgtttcttattatttgaaatactCATTATGAAATGTTATGTGCAGATTGTTAATGAATACAACGAATTGCTTGCCACTCAACTTGAGAATCAAAAATTAGTAAGTGCATCCGCTTTACcctgaaaaggaaaatgagtttTTCTGCTGCGCCCaatattgtattttaaaaacCATTCAGTTCTTACTTCGATGGAGTTTGACATTCATTTTATCATCTGGCGAATCTCTTCTGATTCTTTGGTTTAGTCCATTATAGGGAATTGGCAGTGTAAACAGTCTTAGGCCTGGTTAGGATAGCAACAGcctcccatctcatctcatctcaatattcaaacaccacaaacacaaacacttttcaactttttcatctaatcatttatCTAATCAAtgcaatttttccaaactttcaaacaaaacacaaaaaacaattcaactttttcaaatcttaaaacataaataatattaaaaaaattatattctaagaatgttttaattttataatatttttattcaactttttctttctccttttccaaaactccataaaacatcttaattcaaaccatttcactactattcacagatcatctcatctcactatccaaaccaagccttaagCGTTTAGGATTTTTTTAGGCTGCTTATTCGAGATCAGTAACCCCTGTTTTCGTCACAGTACTTTGAGTCCCTACTGCAAGATATCAAAGAAGAAACTGAAAGAGAAATTTCTAAAGCTGTGGACAAGGCTGTCGGTCAAAAACTTCAGAAGATGCAGGCTAAGCTGGATAGATGtgttaaagaaaaggaaattcttGATGATGTAAGTATTAATGTCTCGTTAATTGATTTGTCATTGGATGCAGAAATAATTTATCATTCGATTTACTACAcatggctttgcctattcttttattaatatactttgattacatataaaaaaaaaaaaaaattatcattcgATGATATAACTGCTCTTATGCTTAGTTTTGCCTCCTGGctagcaacttttttttttttgtcataagttaaatatttgtgtttggatgcAGCTTAATGAGAGTCTTTTGAAAAATCAGGAGATTTGGAAAGCAAAGATACTTGAAATAGAAGAAAGGTAAATGACTCGATAGACTATTTTGCTAAGATACTTTAATCTCATCATCCCAACTATTTAGTGGCTCAAAATGATGCTAAGTTGTTCTAGTTTAATATTTTACCCATACAAAAAGTCATTTTAGTCAAATAAATAAACGATTGAGTGGCATGAAGTGATGCTAAGCTAATCTATTGTTAACTAGATTTAAGCATGCATGTATAGTTGTATGCTTAGGAGTTCATGTTATGCTTATTGGTTTGATCATGGGTATGGATATgctgaatttacttttgtgttaTTTCTCAGTAAGAATAAGGTTAGAATGCTTGACATTACATTTGTATGTGTTTTCTCCATGCATGTATGCTTGGCTGTACCACGTTGTGCGTATTGGTTAATAtggagtttttaattttatgcgTAActatattttgttgtgattaaGATTATGAAGACTGTCATTATGGATATCAGTATGGGAGTGCCATATAAAATGATTTGGACTTGACTAGTTTCAAGGACCATTGTATTTTGCATCCATGTCCTCTGCCCCGTAACTTCGTTGGAGCTTTAGCATTACTGCTTCACTTCTTTCTTCCCGTGGAATTAGATTGCCTCCAAGTTTAAGATACCTTACTAAATATGACCCGAAAGATGCTTAAATTTAGCTCTAATACGAGTTTGTTACTTTACAGAGGGAAAAAGGCTTTGAAACTGAAAGATGATAAAATACGAGACTCGGAAGAACAGGTAATATACCGTTTCCAAATCAGTTTATTTTTCCCTGGACACACCACTTTTTGAAACTTTGACATATTTGTCCTCAAGCTGGTTTCCCAGCTCCTAAATCTTGGGCCGAACAAAAGATCTGAAGACAAAAACATGCATATAAATTAATGGGAATCGTTTGATTTTCCACATATTTGCAGCTTAGAGATCTGATGGTATTCCTTGAAGCTGGGAAGACGATGGAGGAGTTATCATTGTCAAGTGAAATTAAGGATGGCACTGTTTTGTCAATACCAATGGAGGAGACCTCTTCGAGCAGCAGCACTAAGGAGGGAAAGAAGGTTAATAACAGCCGAAAAAGCTGAGGATCTTCGGAAACTATACGGGGAgtaaaggaaagaaagatgagCTAGTGGAatccacttttatttttcttctaggagggaaaaaaaaaacacgaaaaTATGAGCAGTGGCTCACACATGTGTATCCTTTCTGGATGTGCTTTTATCAAGTTTCCAAACTagattttgtaaatacattattttaatgtGAGCTTTGAGCATGTGTCAATATCCTAATGTGGAGGATATGTAGTAATACATGGTAATTTTAATAGTGGATTGGAGGAGGGATTTTCTCGTACGTTGTTGTTAGTAGACTACCAAAAGAGGACTCTTTGCCACATGGCTGATCAGCCAGCCACGAAGAAACGTTATGCATAATAATATAACAGACAAAGTCATCAAAATAAAAACCCTCCCCCTTTATGATTCCTTGGGATCATTTTAACAACGTTAgttcatttttcataataaacaGGCCTCAACATGAAATggataccatttttttttttttttttctccttgtgCTCGCGAAAAAAGCAATAGGGAAGGAAAGCAGCACTCAAAGATGCTTGTTTTTCCTACGAAGATGGGCCACGCATCTGATGCAATTAATTCTGCACAATTCAATTTACAAAGTTACtccatattatctcatctcaggtcattaattttttt
Above is a genomic segment from Juglans microcarpa x Juglans regia isolate MS1-56 chromosome 1D, Jm3101_v1.0, whole genome shotgun sequence containing:
- the LOC121259310 gene encoding BRAP2 RING ZnF UBP domain-containing protein 2, producing MSTSSSVGPAGPSSDDVFRSPPAMISGDSTSSSSSSSSSSSSSFSLSALTQAFPFSSGNPRIEETRGVMHLYRDDAVSSSSSDLPVGRKPLVCVLGVPNYMTYADFCQFCGSFINHILEMRIVRNDGMEDRYSILIRFDSQESTDNFYRHFNGRRFSSLEAEVCRVLFTVDVQYTGSIEHEQATPASSTDQPACPVCLERLDQDMNGILTTICNHSFHCSCISMWTDSSCPVCRYCQQQPEKSICSVCQTSENLWICVICGFVGCGRYEGGHAIVHWKETQHCYSLEVETQRVWDYVGDNYVHRLIQSKTDGKLVELNAHCTLDSDACGSCESTDSGLSEALLNSRVEAIVNEYNELLATQLENQKLYFESLLQDIKEETEREISKAVDKAVGQKLQKMQAKLDRCVKEKEILDDLNESLLKNQEIWKAKILEIEERGKKALKLKDDKIRDSEEQLRDLMVFLEAGKTMEELSLSSEIKDGTVLSIPMEETSSSSSTKEGKKVNNSRKS
- the LOC121259550 gene encoding 3-isopropylmalate dehydrogenase 2, chloroplastic-like, which gives rise to MAACLQLNAKAFRSYFPLNPVSRSVSKQSPKSGRIRCAATTQSKRYTITLLPGDGIGPEVISVATNVLKLAGSLEGIEFKFQEMPVGGAALDLTGVPLPEETLSAAKKSDAVLLGAIGGYKWDKNEKHLKPETGLLQLRAGLKVFANLRPATVLPQLVDASTLKKEVAVGVDLMVVRELTGGIYFGKPRGFSTNENGEEIGFNTEVYTTHEIDRIARVAFETARKRHGKLCSVDKANVLEASILWRKRVTAIASEYPDVELSHMYVDNAAMQLVRNPKQFDTIVTNNIFGDILSDEASMITGSIGMLPSASLGESGPGLFEPIHGSAPDIARQDKANPLATVLSAAMLLKYGLGEENAAKRIETAVLDTLSRGYRTGDIYSDGNKLVDARKWGRGTEVSRFPSSFSSMNGNWMKEGLICMDHLFLYSNSLHNEEAIVLSSGTATSSSSSFAILRTEYGCPCNS